In Marivivens aquimaris, one genomic interval encodes:
- a CDS encoding major capsid protein — protein sequence MNELLDADMFSLHKLTQVVQKTKYQPARLGELGIFEADYIDLTTFIVEITEEDGIMVLSPSARGGPGQTFGDTEGRGVAFQVAHFQINDSILADAVQGRRAIGTADKRRNLANEVAKKWRLHRQRFELTEESQRMGALKGMVVYFKKDGSVSHTIDLFDRFDVTPNPLITLNCKSSQPGAPILRQLDEIKRQTLDKLGNVGFRELRFECSNELWDAVIDSDEVRDSYKGTSKAEFLRTSYIGPNRSSTYGAFEYGGVIFENYRGTNQVNVGTGKAQMVPMGIPGLFKTVYGPADYNETVNTLGEKLYSKVKPKPNDKGYDLEMQSNPMTYCSRPEVLQEIAFEVDA from the coding sequence ATGAACGAACTTCTCGACGCTGACATGTTCAGCCTGCACAAGCTCACTCAGGTTGTGCAGAAAACCAAATACCAACCGGCCCGTCTGGGTGAACTCGGTATCTTCGAAGCGGACTACATCGACCTGACCACCTTCATCGTGGAAATCACCGAAGAAGATGGCATCATGGTGCTGTCGCCGTCGGCACGCGGCGGTCCGGGTCAGACCTTCGGGGACACCGAGGGCCGTGGCGTGGCCTTTCAGGTCGCCCACTTCCAGATCAATGACTCCATTCTGGCCGACGCGGTGCAGGGTCGCCGTGCCATCGGTACCGCCGACAAGCGCCGCAACCTCGCGAACGAAGTTGCGAAGAAATGGCGCCTCCATCGCCAGCGTTTCGAGCTGACCGAAGAAAGCCAGCGTATGGGCGCGCTCAAGGGCATGGTCGTTTACTTCAAAAAGGATGGCTCGGTCAGCCACACCATCGACCTGTTCGACCGTTTTGACGTGACGCCCAATCCCCTCATCACTCTGAACTGCAAGTCCAGCCAGCCGGGCGCTCCGATCCTGCGTCAGCTCGACGAGATTAAGCGCCAGACCCTCGACAAGCTCGGCAATGTCGGCTTCCGCGAGCTGCGCTTCGAGTGCTCTAATGAGCTGTGGGACGCGGTCATCGACTCCGATGAAGTTCGTGACAGCTACAAGGGCACGAGCAAGGCCGAGTTCCTTCGCACCAGCTACATCGGCCCGAACCGTTCGTCGACCTATGGTGCGTTCGAATATGGTGGCGTGATCTTCGAAAATTATCGTGGGACCAATCAGGTGAATGTCGGCACTGGCAAGGCTCAGATGGTACCGATGGGCATCCCTGGCCTGTTCAAGACGGTTTACGGTCCGGCGGACTACAATGAAACCGTCAACACGCTGGGCGAAAAGCTCTATTCCAAGGTGAAGCCGAAGCCGAACGACAAGGGCTACGATCTGGAAATGCAGTCGAACCCGATGACCTACTGCTCGCGCCCCGAGGTGCTGCAAGAGATCGCGTTCGAGGTCGACGCCTAA
- a CDS encoding head decoration protein: protein MDKYTEPKLSLGALLTEGEGQISREEVTFPDGTDIPASAVVGKITASGKYVELDPTASDGSQTAAGFTLYPIKADGADVKGVIIARLAEAKGPALEWPAGITEAQTATAIGHLANLNIVVR from the coding sequence ATGGACAAATATACCGAGCCTAAGCTCTCGCTTGGTGCGCTTCTGACCGAAGGCGAAGGCCAGATCAGCCGTGAGGAAGTGACTTTCCCTGATGGCACCGACATTCCCGCATCGGCGGTCGTCGGCAAGATCACCGCGAGCGGCAAATACGTCGAGCTGGACCCCACTGCATCGGACGGCAGCCAGACCGCGGCAGGCTTCACGCTCTACCCGATCAAAGCTGACGGTGCCGACGTCAAGGGCGTCATCATCGCTCGTCTGGCCGAGGCGAAAGGCCCCGCGCTGGAATGGCCCGCAGGCATCACCGAAGCGCAGACGGCCACCGCCATCGGCCACCTCGCCAACCTCAACATCGTCGTTCGCTAA
- a CDS encoding phage baseplate assembly protein V: MSTLLDLFRRVADLERRLNVSNLRGTVHSVDAAAGTVRLDLGPDDAGGRLLSPPVPYAQQAGALKVHAPPSTGQQMTIVSPSGDLAAGVAQPLSWSSSESSPSQNGAENMLTFGDVSILLTESGVTITVGGSSVQLTANGLAVTSSAMTHNGTNVGATHVHSGVQSGPAKTSTPE; this comes from the coding sequence ATGAGCACGCTCCTCGACCTCTTTCGACGTGTCGCTGACCTCGAGCGGCGACTGAACGTCTCGAACCTGCGAGGCACGGTCCATTCCGTAGACGCCGCCGCAGGCACTGTACGGCTCGATCTGGGGCCAGACGACGCTGGGGGTAGGCTCCTATCCCCTCCGGTGCCTTACGCGCAGCAGGCGGGCGCTCTGAAGGTCCACGCGCCTCCTAGCACGGGCCAGCAGATGACCATCGTTTCCCCCAGCGGCGATCTAGCCGCTGGGGTGGCTCAGCCCCTCAGCTGGTCATCATCGGAAAGCAGCCCCTCGCAAAACGGGGCCGAGAACATGCTGACATTTGGCGACGTCAGTATCCTCCTGACCGAGAGCGGCGTGACCATCACGGTCGGCGGCTCCTCGGTTCAACTCACCGCCAACGGGCTGGCCGTAACCAGTAGCGCGATGACGCACAACGGCACGAACGTTGGCGCCACGCATGTTCACAGCGGCGTCCAGTCCGGACCTGCAAAAACTTCCACACCGGAGTGA
- a CDS encoding gpW family head-tail joining protein, with the protein MTEMPEDPCAVLAELRAAHRAIITGQQVREVRHNSGASGTDQQVTYGPADVAALNREIARYETLCTASCGKKSRFAISTGGRR; encoded by the coding sequence ATGACCGAGATGCCTGAAGACCCGTGCGCGGTTCTCGCTGAACTGCGCGCGGCCCACCGAGCGATCATCACCGGTCAGCAGGTCCGTGAGGTGCGCCACAACAGTGGCGCATCCGGCACCGACCAGCAGGTCACGTATGGCCCCGCCGACGTGGCGGCGCTGAACCGTGAAATCGCCCGATACGAAACACTGTGCACGGCGAGCTGCGGGAAAAAGTCCCGCTTCGCCATTTCAACAGGAGGTCGTCGATGA
- a CDS encoding S49 family peptidase — protein sequence MTNHLLNIASRVVGRPLLLEQGKAEVILDVLSGRMGYAFEHEPMQPEASRFFGSHYDSNGNYNAIEREGSVGIIRVLGSLVNRGAYVGASSGVTSYEGLEHQMREAAADDSLTSVIIDMNSSGGEAAGMFSVAKAVADLRAVKPVVVVVNETCASAAYGIASQASEIVISETSFVGSIGVVMTHVDASAKLEKDGLKVTMIHEGKHKVDGNPFEPLADGVLERFKADAGYFYSMFVSLVAHGRGDRTTEEQARATEARVYIGQHAIDAGLADRMASFREVLAELTTTTNAGDARSNLGNVSMTDNTTTPTASITQTQMDAAVATAKAEGVKGERDRFAAILGSDEAKANMSLAMHLASNTDMDADGVKAALAAAGPAASASTGTGSRIESVADRAEHGIDANTTGTKTKAEEVDAMWDSALG from the coding sequence ATGACCAATCATCTGCTGAACATCGCGTCCCGCGTCGTGGGTCGCCCGCTGCTGCTGGAGCAGGGCAAGGCCGAGGTCATTCTGGACGTGCTTTCGGGCCGCATGGGTTACGCCTTCGAGCATGAGCCGATGCAGCCCGAGGCCAGCCGGTTCTTCGGCAGCCACTACGACAGCAACGGCAATTACAACGCAATCGAGCGCGAGGGGAGCGTGGGCATCATCCGTGTCCTCGGCTCCCTCGTGAACCGTGGCGCATACGTCGGAGCCTCCTCTGGGGTGACGAGCTACGAGGGGCTGGAACACCAAATGCGGGAAGCCGCGGCGGATGACAGCCTCACGTCGGTCATCATCGACATGAACAGCTCCGGCGGTGAGGCCGCAGGGATGTTCTCGGTCGCCAAGGCTGTGGCTGACCTGCGGGCGGTCAAGCCCGTGGTCGTCGTGGTGAATGAGACTTGCGCCTCAGCGGCCTACGGGATCGCGTCTCAGGCGTCCGAGATCGTCATTTCCGAAACCTCGTTCGTCGGTTCCATCGGCGTGGTCATGACCCACGTCGACGCCTCGGCCAAGCTCGAAAAAGACGGGCTAAAGGTGACGATGATCCACGAGGGAAAGCACAAGGTCGACGGCAACCCGTTCGAGCCGCTGGCGGACGGCGTGCTCGAACGGTTCAAGGCCGACGCCGGATACTTCTACTCGATGTTCGTTTCGCTCGTGGCCCACGGTCGCGGCGACCGGACCACCGAAGAACAGGCCCGCGCCACTGAGGCGCGGGTCTACATCGGCCAGCACGCAATCGATGCTGGTCTGGCCGACCGCATGGCGAGTTTCCGTGAAGTGCTTGCCGAACTCACCACCACCACCAACGCGGGCGATGCTCGCTCTAATCTAGGGAACGTCAGTATGACTGATAACACCACCACTCCGACCGCGAGCATCACTCAGACCCAGATGGATGCCGCTGTTGCCACCGCAAAGGCCGAAGGCGTGAAGGGCGAGCGTGACCGCTTCGCCGCGATCCTCGGCTCCGACGAGGCCAAGGCCAACATGTCCCTCGCGATGCACCTCGCGTCGAATACCGACATGGATGCAGACGGCGTGAAGGCTGCTCTGGCTGCGGCGGGTCCGGCTGCTTCGGCCTCCACCGGGACCGGATCCCGTATCGAGTCGGTTGCCGACCGCGCCGAGCACGGCATCGACGCCAACACCACCGGCACCAAGACGAAGGCCGAAGAGGTCGACGCCATGTGGGACTCGGCGCTCGGCTAA